The genomic DNA ATTCGGGTGCTGATGGCGaccgagatggagaaggggaTGTGCCACATGACGACCGAGATGGTCGTCATGATGGTCTGCGCCGCGAGGTGTTCGGTGCTGAGGTACGAGGTGCTCAGCGTCAGGATCTCAAAGGCGGCCCACTCGCCGATGTTGACGGCCGAGCCGGCGATGGACAGCCGCACCGGCACGCTCCACTCGGTAAAGGCCTTGCGGGAGAGGCCGCCCCAGCACTGGTGAGACCACTGGCCCCAGAAGACGATGTACACGAGCAAAAAGACGGGCCGCAGGTCGTTGACGAGGGCCTGGCCCagggcggcgccctcgaggcccatGCCCAGCTTGAAGGCGAAGAACCAGCTGAAGAGGGCGTTGAGCGGGGCGCAGATGATGAGGACGACCATGGCGCTCTTGAAATCGCCCTGGGCCTGCAGGAAGCGCTTCAGCGCCTCGAAGGCGGCGTAGCCGGGGATGCCGACCAGGCTGACCCTCAGGAAGGATccggccttgacggccaGGTGGTGCTGCTTCACGAACAGCGAGAGGAtggagggcgagaagatCCAGAAGAGGCCGATGGGCACGGTGGCGATGGCCATGAGGATGAGCATGCGCTGGACGTGTaggccgacggcggtgaGACGGCCGGAGCCGTGGGCCTGGGCGCAGAGGGTGTCGAGGGCGGTAGCCATGCCCTCGTAGATGGCGAAGCCGACGATGTTCATGGTGGTCAGGCCgatgctggcggcggcgaggtcgtcggcgctgAGGTGGCCGGCCACAAAGGTGGTAATGACGGTGAAGGAGTACTGCAGCAGGTAGGTGGCGATGAGCGGTAGCGCGTACTGGCAGAGCAGCCATGCCTCGGCcggccagctgctgctgctgctgctgctactcGTGGCCGGCTCGATGTCCGGCTTCAGGTGCGGCTGGTCCGACAGCAACGGCCTGGTCTCGCCGGCCCGGTTATCTCGGTCGCGGCGATCCATGGTGGGGTTTGTACGGGCGGAGAAAGGGTATTTTCAGGTTTTGGGGAAGTGAGACAAGAGGGGACGAGAAAAAGGGACAGAGAGACACAGAgagacacagagagagagggggggagagggagagaacgGGCGAGACCGGGGGGGTGACAGCCTACAGGCGACGTGAGACAGGGGCACGCGCGTGGACCGGCTGAAGGTTAAAGTATTGGGTCGAGTTCGGGCTGTCGAAAGGCTTGGTCTTGGTTAACTCTATCTGCATCCTTCAAACCCGGGAGCGAAgggcgggggggggatcAGATGGTGCAAAGCGTGCGTTGGATTTGGATGCGTTTCGACCGCGAGAAGGGGGTGAGTGAAGAGTTAGAAGATTGGTAGGGcagtgagagagagcgagaggggGGAGTGAaagcgagagcgagagtgagtgagagtgagtgagagtgagagtgagcgTGAGCGTGAGAGAACCTCTCCTCTGGCCTCCGGAAAATTCGGCTTAGCGTCCGTGCAACTGCAACCAAAGGAAAAGCTTTGCCCCGGCATTGCGAGCGGACCAATTAGTGGAGACAGATCTCCGCAGCTCCGGATCCGGCAATCCGCAAATACCCCTCTCTTACGTAGCATAGCATAGCTCGGCGAACCGGTGACGGAGGCCGCTCGTCTCATTCGCTCCAAGGTCGGTCGGGCCCTGTGCCGCGTTGACCCGCTTAGGGGGCCGTCTTACATTCCCTAGTTCGGAAGGGCCTCCTTTCTCGTCCGGCGGCGGGAACCAGCACATGGATGCGGACTGACTGCTTGGGCATAAGCATGGCACATTGAATCCTTACCGAGACCGCTTCCCATTGAACGGGATTGGTGCAATATCTCCAATTACCTCTGGTAAGAATACTGAGTGCTGACGCTTCTCCATGTAACAGGCTCCTAGGTCACCACACCCTCTGAAGACCTTTGACGTTCTCCAGAGAGGCTTTGACTCATGGCGCGCCTAGACAGATGACCTGCTGCCATTTGGACATCTTCAGACAAACCCTCACTACTTACGAGGTCACCCGATTTAGCACGCGAGATATGGCCATTATCGACTTTTCTTCGAAGGTTCGTACGAAAAACAGCATCCCAACCCAGAGTCAACCCATATGCGCCTTATCCATCAGCTCGTTCCGGGTACCAACCCTGGTGAAAGCAGCCGCATTGCTATCGTCCGGCATGCGCGGGAGAGGGGTACTCCGGGATGGCCTCGGTCCCGCTTCATCGGGATGTGGGCGACATACGGAACCATCAACACTCAAGTTGACACAAGCATTGCCTAGTGAACTACGTTGTCTAATAAGGCGACAGTTGGCCCGGATCTCGCTGTGTTCGACTGGGGCTGTTCAGTGATTACGCATGCGCCTGTAAGCGTGAACTCTCATAGGCCTGTCCCTCGAATATCGTCAATTGTGGCATCGAAGTCACCCTTTGAGGCTATTCTTGGCACAaccgtccccccccccccctcccactGGAAATGAACACGAATATTTCGCCCCTGGTTGACCTCCATCGTTCCCTACATTCATGTTTGTCGTTGTTTCCTTGCCGATTCACTCCACAGCGGCACCTCGCCCCCTGGGGTTGCGTGCCCCATGCGAAAAAAGCTTGGTATACTTTATTGAGCCGCGCAATGGTTCTTGACACGGGGCCCTGCATCGCCGTGATGTGGAATACCTCCTCCCGTGGGCTTTGCCATGGAGAGAGCGGCGGCAATGGTCGTCGTCTAGCTCTCCCGCCGACTCTTCTACATATGAGGCCAGTGTTTCTCTGCCGAGCCGTTTGTTGCTCTTGATTTGTTGAGCTCCTCATCTGTTCATCTCATCTACCCAACTCTGACAACATGCGCTTGTTCCAACTGCTTTCGCtcgcagcagccgccgcccctgCGTTGGCCGACACTCATTACTTcttctcgggcttcttctccggcAGCACTATTGTTGGCGTCGAGTTCGATGATCAAACCCACTCTCTCACCCTCAAGAACAATATTACCACCGATGCGTCTGCCGGCTCGAAGTGGATTGCCCTCGACGTATGGTCGACCCTACCACCTCGATACCCCTTGAGGTCGATGCTGATCGATATCCTGTAGTCTCGATTGAAAAACTTGTATGTGGGCACCACTGGCTACTTTCAGAGCTACTCCATCACCGACGACCTCGGTTTGTCATACAGCAGCAATGTGAGCCTGCCATCAGGCTGTAAGTTTCGTAATTTGAGCCTCCGCACTTACAGAGACTTACGTGCAGCACACAGGTTCCAACGCCAACTTCATCGCCTCTTCCACTGCGGCCCCCTACACCGTCTTCGGAACTCCATACGGAGGTGGATGCTCCAGTCTCGCGATCACGGTCGACGAATCAGGCGTGCTCCAAGAGGCAACTGCGAATGTCACCTACGacagcgccgccggcgtccacGGAACCTCCTTGAGTCCCCAGAATGACTTCATCTACTCTGCCGATGACATGGGCAACGCCGTTTGGGTCCACTCTTATGACAACACCACTGGTGAAGTCGAAGAGGTCCAGTacctcgccgcggccgaggggtCGAACCCGCGGCACTTGGCCGTGCACCCCAACGGCAACTGGGTCTACGTCGTCTACGAGGAGGCCAACTCTATTGCTTCTTACAAGCGCGACACGACCACCGGCAAGCTGACGTTCACCAACACCACATACTCTCTGCTGCCTTCAGGTGTGTTTCCCCAGCAATGAGTACGAGATGCTCGGGGGGTGAAGTAGCCTGCTGACCTTACTCAAAAAGGATACACCAACACCTCCTCCTACTgggccgacgaggtcctcTTCTCCATCCCCAGCGGCAAcgcgagcgccgccgccgcgcccaagtacctcctcgccgccacgcGCTCCCGCACCGTCGGCGTCCCGGGCTACGTCtccgccttcgccctcgacggcgcgtCCGGCGCCGTCACCGAGCAGCTGTTCCTCCTGCCCACCACCAACAGCGGCGGctccgccaacgccgtgTCCCCGGCCCCCTTCAGCGAGGACTACTTCGCCATCACCGACAGCGGCTCCAACTTCCTCGAGGTTTGGAagatcgacgccgccggcgcgtcCGTCACGGCGTCCGCGGTGGCGCACCTCGGATTGGCGTCGGGGCCGGCAAATGTTGTGTGGTACAGCTGAGCCCAGCACTCTGCGGTGGGACAACAACGCTGTCACTTGGCGCTGGTTAGCATATGCCTTTGGGGTAGAGTATAACCCGTTCCATAGCATTTTCAGGACAAGAGATTCAGGTTTTTGTCATCAGGTTGTACTGAATCTGAATTCCAGGCTGCGTTACGGGTGGGGTTTTGGGGGTTGAAGCTCTGATGTTCGTCACATCATATCTGTCGAGTAATTTTCTGGAGAGATGATAGATGCTGGCATACACAGAAACATGAACCTTCAATATGAAAAAGGACAGCAAGATGATCAAAAAAGCCCACTACTGCCGCGGAAAAAAGAGTTTGAAGCTGCTGGTCTTACAACAATACTTGAAGTGTACATTCACATGAGCCGGGCGTTTTAAGGTTTTAGACATTCTACTGTATCTCTGCACTAGCTCAGGCATCGTTGAATCACGTAGACACGCTCCCTATCTAGGTCAATACTTATATTTCAAAAAACGAAATTTTCCTATGCAACTAATGAAAGACTTCATCAGGCCGGTTTTAGTGTTGATTAGACAATCGAACCACATGCATGTCTAGGGAACCCAGCCAATCTAACAACGTGTTCCTGTCTGAGGGTTGTCgagtcgaagaagaagggtaCCTGGAGGCTGGCAAGCATGCTCGAGGCATAGCTACAACAAATCTTGGCCAGAGAATCTCGTAATCCAAGGGCTAGAAGAGACGGTTCACTGCGGAATGTCTCCAGAGTCTTCCATCTAGAAGAACCCCGAGTTTGCCTGTGATGACACTCCAATTCCAGGGCAGGTATAGGGAAGTAACGGGTGACTTGTAGTTGTTCAGGTTTCAGATGCAAGGCACAACTCTTGTGCCATCTATTGAAGCAACTAAACGAATGTCTTTAGTGAGGCTTGAACTTATCCAGCAAAATGATGAACACTAATACACTACACAGCTGCTGCTTGAGGAGAGTATCTGAAAACTGATCCTTAGGAACCAACCACGTTCATTCCAAAGTCGACTACAGCTTCAACGCCAATATGGGATTACTACTTATTGTTGAAACTCCAAGTATACTGTAGTGTCATTTCAACTTGCTTTTTCTCTTGTTCTAACTGCTGAATGTTGTAGAATTAGCCATGTTGAATCACTGATTGTGCGTTGGGAGCAAGTGTCAAGTCTGAGCCATTTCCATTTGTCGTTGCGCAACCCGGGGGCCTTGGCGTCAGTCCCGCCTACAACTTCCATGACGTAGGGCAGGGCCCTTCGTATGCGAACACGATTATGCGAACACGATCTAGGCACGGATGATCACTTAGACCAAAGCGCTCTCGGTTCATAAGTGAGGGGAACCGATGATGCGGAAGTGCGTTTCCGCGCAGGTTGGCCCAGAAATGGCGGGGAAGCCAGGGCTAACCGATGCATCATGGATGGTGGGAGATAAAACGCGGACTTGATCATCCCCGACTACCAATACGTGCGCAGTAGCAATCTGCTTCTCTCAGACTTCCATACTCGGTATCCAAAACCCAGCATGGACACACACAAGGCCGCTGTTCTCACGGTGAGTTACCTCAGACTTGTTGATACTATCAACACACACCCCGCTTAATCTGGTCTATAACGAGTTTTCATTCCGCAGTCGCCCCAGGGCTCAAAAGAAAAACCCACCTTCACTGTTAGAGATGAGGCGCGTCCGGTCCCGGGCCCAAATGAGGTCCTTGTTCGCCTCTCGATGACAGGCCTCTGTGGTTCCGACTTGGGAATGGCCATGGGCCATTTTGGATCGGTGGGCAACATCCTCGGACATGAGGGGGTTGGCCGCATCGCGGCCTTGGGCTccaacgtcgccgccctcgaccagTCGGTCGAAGTTGGACAGCGAGTCGGGGTCGCCTGGACCCGCGACATCTGCAGCACTTGCGAGTCTTGCGTCGATCTCGCAAACGAGGGCGAAACTCGTTGCGAAAAGGCACTCCACTCAGGCAAGGCGTACGACGGGACCTTTGCCCAATACACACTCGTACCGCTCCGTTACCTGGCCCGGCTTCCGCCGCAATTCGACAACTTGCCCGATGAAGAGATTGCCCCGATTCTGTGTGGTGGTGTAACCGCCTACAAGGCCATCAAAGGGTGCCGCATCACGCCGGGCCAATGGTTCGCGATATCGGGAGCgggtggcggcgtcggagcTCTGGCCGTGGCGTACGCTCACGCCATGGGCTATCGTGTGattgccgtcgacgccggccccgagaagggcgagaTTTGCAAAGCGCATGGCGCCGAGCTGTACATCGACGTCACCACGCCGGGAACTTTGGGCGAGAAGGTGAGGCGGGCGACTGGAGGTCACGGCGCAAAGGCGGTGGTTGTCGCGGCTACGGCGACAGTCGcataacgtcgggcacccacttttcgcccacccccccatttcgcccacccataaatccctcatcagcacacctaacctccaacctcctcctttttctaaccatcacaacatttacagtttttatccgaatggcttcattttttcagcatacctttttcttgcccttatgagcgcatataccgagtatgaggtcaatcaggccttggaagcagtcgccaatgggcagtccctccggaaagcatcaatcgaatggggtgtgccacgttcaacacttcgcagtcgcatcaagggctgccaaccaaggcaacttgcctttgctgaccatcagagactctctataggtcaggaggctaagttggctgaatggattcgcattcagcatgcccttggtgttgctccaacccatctgcaagtgaagctattcgcagagaggatcctccatgctatgggggatacagagcctatagggaaaggttggataacagcctttctgaataggaatccttcagtcaaggtccagagaagtcgccctatcgattctagacgtgttaatggggcatctactgaggtcatcagggactggttcaagcatctcgccatgccagagatcatcagcattaaaccagccaacagatacaacatggatgagactggtatccttgaggggcaaggatctaatgggctggtgctgggcatgtctgagacgaagtctgttcgcaagaaacagcctggatcaagggcatgggtatctattattgaatgcatctctgccctgggccacagactgcatcccctcattatatataagggtataacagtccagcagcagtggtttcctttggatcttggcccttatgaaggctggcagtttacagcaacagagaatggatggacaacagatgccactgcagttgaatggctgcagaaggtcttcatccctcagactgtccctcagggcaaggaggaggttagactgctggtcttggatgggcatgggagccatacaacgacggactttatgtg from Colletotrichum higginsianum IMI 349063 chromosome 3, whole genome shotgun sequence includes the following:
- a CDS encoding Carboxy-cis,cis-muconate cyclase, producing the protein MRLFQLLSLAAAAAPALADTHYFFSGFFSGSTIVGVEFDDQTHSLTLKNNITTDASAGSKWIALDSRLKNLYVGTTGYFQSYSITDDLGLSYSSNVSLPSGCSNANFIASSTAAPYTVFGTPYGGGCSSLAITVDESGVLQEATANVTYDSAAGVHGTSLSPQNDFIYSADDMGNAVWVHSYDNTTGEVEEVQYLAAAEGSNPRHLAVHPNGNWVYVVYEEANSIASYKRDTTTGKLTFTNTTYSLLPSGYTNTSSYWADEVLFSIPSGNASAAAAPKYLLAATRSRTVGVPGYVSAFALDGASGAVTEQLFLLPTTNSGGSANAVSPAPFSEDYFAITDSGSNFLEVWKIDAAGASVTASAVAHLGLASGPANVVWYS
- a CDS encoding Zinc-binding dehydrogenase: MDTHKAAVLTSPQGSKEKPTFTVRDEARPVPGPNEVLVRLSMTGLCGSDLGMAMGHFGSVGNILGHEGVGRIAALGSNVAALDQSVEVGQRVGVAWTRDICSTCESCVDLANEGETRCEKALHSGKAYDGTFAQYTLVPLRYLARLPPQFDNLPDEEIAPILCGGVTAYKAIKGCRITPGQWFAISGAGGGVGALAVAYAHAMGYRVIAVDAGPEKGEICKAHGAELYIDVTTPGTLGEKGWKIESSSVGTRADILEALEFVRRRAVVPKVHLGKLDDIEELVQTMHAGQLKGKWVLKLD